The Glycine soja cultivar W05 chromosome 3, ASM419377v2, whole genome shotgun sequence genome window below encodes:
- the LOC114406475 gene encoding eukaryotic translation initiation factor 4G-like isoform X3, giving the protein MSFNQSKSEKNDAVYRKTGRSASFNQQRGGSYGRGGGGGGAAPSSSSLSFSRSFNKKSNNAQGGQSRVNPPGHSTESNSASTAQTINGSHVQPQLHGASDGPATKSSESPAAHRSAGILPKAPTSLQAPLISDPLPPSSPAKGDASKAFPFQFGSITPGFVNGMAIPARTSSAPPNLDEQKRDQALHDSYKSVPSVPIPPVPKQQQPPRKDAGVSEQSNAGDSWENHLGFKAKKDPHVSALTPASQMPKSSVPVTGISMSTPYHQSQAPLQFGGANPQIQSQGMSAASHQMPIPMPLPIGNATQVQQPVFVPGLQPHPMHPQGIRHQGQNMSFAPQMGHQLPHQLGSMGIGIGPPYPQQQGGKFAAPRKTTVKITHPETHEELRLDKRTDAYSDGGSSGARSHPNIPSKSPGKSFPASHPANYYSSSSYNTNSLYYPPSSLPLTSNPMSPNSQPPIFNFTVNHGPQGVNFMNSSSRGSPSINKASTPTEDASLTIKPSGTSAIVDSSLSNSSISDVQNTESPSSTASCDASSSVLQKGSETCLEIFLQQHKLSSDSVPVVSNNEGRRESLSRSNSLKDKKPGKKDQLSQHQVSVQSPTADNMPSHAVDHGISDTGVSKPVGTKTNHSAEITTEDLPTSNTIPSSTSTAEVKTNGSAEVSTFVSGAQTVDRVHNSNPDKIDELAEGKFGISDLQSADLPETTSMHVKDASENTGGESGTKDRPTIEPNKVKTTSKGKKKRREILQKADAAGSTSDLYNAYKGPEEMKEAVLSSESTESTTTLKQLPKDAAQSDALASEKCGHSKAELDDWEDAADMSTPKLEVHDKSQQAGDGSGSTAKKYSRDFLLKFAEQCMDLPEGFEVTTDIESLMSANIGSSHVFERDSHPSPGRIVDRPGGMSRMDRRGDVVMEDDRWSRVSGAFRSGRGLDGIGGNVGFRSGQGGNFGVLRNPRAQTPPQYVGGILSGPMQSVGNHGGRNNPDGERWQRSASFQQRGLIPSPTQTPLQMMHKAENKYEVGKATDVEEVKQRQLKAILNKLTPQNFDRLFEQVKAVNIDNAVTLTGVISQIFEKALMEPTFCEMYANFCFHLASELPDFSEDNEKITFKRLLLNKCQEEFERGEREEEEANKADEGEVKQSAEEREERRVKARRRMLGNIRLIGELYKKKMLTERIMHECIKKLLGQYQDPDEEDIEALCKLMSTIGEMIDHPKAKVHMDAYFERMKLLSNNMNLSSRVRFMLKDSIDLRKNKWQQRRKVEGPKKIEEVHRDAAQERQAQAGRPGRGLGNNQSARRNPMDFGPRGSMLSSPNSQMGGLRGLPTQVRGYGASQDARFEERQSYEARTLSVPLPQRPLGDDSINLVPQGGLGRGMSTRGSTAISNLPISDVLPVHGNSHRMNIGLNGHSNLSECTPYSSREDLVSRYGNVRSSGPSAYDQSSAPERNVNHDNRDWRSADRNLEPPAHLQGSMVSQNASSEKIWPEERLRDMSLSAIREYYSARDENELALCVKDLNSPSFHPSLVSLWVTDSFERKDAERDLLAKLLVNLVKSQHGTLNQVQLIKGFESALSTLEDAVNDAPRAAEFLGRIFAKAITENVVSLKEIGQLIHDGGEEPGSLLEVGLAADVLGSTLEVIQSEKGDAVLNEMRSDSNLRLETFRQPNAKTSRKLEKFI; this is encoded by the exons ATGTCCTTCAATCAATCAAAGTCGGAGAAGAACGACGCGGTTTATCGAAAAACCGGGCGATCCGCCAGCTTCAATCAGCAGAGAGGAGGCTCCTATGGCAGGGGTGGCGGCGGCGGCGGGGCCGCGCCGTCGAGCAGTTCACTCTCCTTTAGCCGGAG TTTTAACAAGAAGTCTAATAATGCACAAGGTGGGCAATCTAGGGTAAACCCCCCAGGGCATTCAACAGAGTCCAATAGTGCATCTACTGCCCAAACCATTAATGGTTCCCATGTACAGCCACAATTACATG GAGCATCAGATGGGCCAGCTACAAAGTCATCTGAATCACCAGCTGCTCATAGGAGTGCTGGAATTCTTCCAAAAGCTCCAACTTCTCTACAGGCCCCCTTGATTTCTGATCCACTCCCTCCCTCAAGCCCTGCTAAGG GAGATGCGTCTAAGGCATTCCCTTTTCAATTTGGATCCATTACTCCTGGCTTTGTTAATGGGATGGCT ATTCCTGCTCGTACAAGTTCAGCTCCTCCTAATTTAGATGAGCAGAAGCGTGATCAG GCTCTTCACGACTCTTACAAATCTGTGCCTTCAGTGCCAATTCCTCCTGTTCCAAAGCAGCAGCAACCACCTAGGAAAGATGCTGGCGTCTCTGAGCAATCTAATGCAGGGGACAGTTGGGAGAATCATCTAGGGTTTAAGGCAAAAAAGGATCCTCATGTGTCAGCTTTGACCCCGGCAAGCCAGATGCCTAAGTCCTCTGTTCCTGTAACTGGGATTTCAATGTCAACTCCATATCACCAGTCACAGGCTCCTTTACAGTTTGGCGGTGCTAATCCACAGATTCAATCTCAGGGTATGTCAGCGGCATCCCACCAGATGCCTATACCGATGCCTTTACCAATTGGCAATGCTACACAGGTGCAACAGCCAGTTTTTGTTCCAGGTCTTCAACCTCATCCAATGCATCCTCAGGGGATCAGGCATCAAGGCCAAAACATGAGTTTTGCTCCTCAAATGGGTCATCAGTTGCCCCATCAATTAGGTAGCATGGGCATTGGTATCGGCCCTCCATATCCCCAGCAGCAAGGAGGAAAATTTGCTGCTCCTCGAAAAACTACTGTAAAGATAACTCATCCTGAGACACACGAAGAGCTGAGGCTTGATAAAAGGACAGATGCATATTCAGATGGTGGGTCATCTGGTGCTAGGTCACATCCTAACATACCTTCTAAGTCACCTGGTAAATCTTTTCCGGCTTCTCATCCTGCGAACTACTATTCTTCCAGCTCATACAATACCAATTCTCTCTATTATCCACCTAGTTCTCTTCCATTAACAAGTAACCCGATGTCTCCTAATTCTCAGCCaccaatatttaattttactgtGAATCATGGTCCGCAAGGCGTGAATTTCATGAATTCATCATCACGTGGTTCCCCATCTATTAATAAAGCTAGCACTCCAACAGAGGATGCATCTCTGACCATTAAGCCAAGTGGTACGTCTGCTATTGTGGACTCATCATTGTCCAATTCCAGTATTTCTGATGTTCAAAATACAGAATCCCCTAGTTCAACAGCATCTTGTGATGCTAGCTCCTCTGTGCTGCAAAAAGGGTCTGAAACTTGTTTGGAAATCTTTTTACAACAGCACAAGTTGTCTAGTGATTCTGTCCCAGTTGTGTCTAATAATGAAGGCAGGAGGGAATCTCTTAGTAGGTCCAACTCTTTGAAGGATAAGAAACCAGGGAAGAAAGATCAATTATCACAGCATCAG GTTTCTGTACAATCTCCCACAGCGGATAATATGCCTTCTCATGCTGTTGACCATGGTATATCTGATACTGGAGTTTCCAAACCTGTAGGAACTAAAACAAACCATTCTGCGGAAATTACCACTGAAGACCTTCCAACATCTAATACAATACCTAGTAGCACTTCTACTGCTGAAGTGAAAACCAATGGGTCTGCAGAAGTTTCTACTTTTGTATCTGGTGCACAAACTGTTGACAGAGTGCACAATAGTAATCCTGATAAGATAGATGAATTAGCTGAAG GAAAATTTGGCATATCAGATCTGCAGTCTGCTGATCTTCCAGAGACAACATCAATGCATGTCAAGGATGCCTCAGAGAATACTGGCGGTGAGTCAGGTACCAAGGATAGACCAACTATAGAACCAAATAAGGTGAAAACTACATctaaagggaagaagaaaagaagagagataCTTCAGAAAGCAGATGCTGCTGGGTCAACATCTGATCTTTATAATGCATACAAGGGACCTGAGGAAATGAAAGAAGCTGTCTTAAGTTCTGAGAGCACAGAAAGTACCACCACTTTGAAGCAGTTGCCAAAAGATGCTGCTCAGTCAGATGCTTTAGCAAGTGAAAAGTGTGGTCACAGTAAAGCTGAACTCGATGACTGGGAGGATGCTGCTGACATGTCTACCCCCAAACTGGAGGTTCATGATAAATCTCAACAAGCTGGTGATGGAAGTGGAAGTACAGCCAAAAAGTATTCACGTGATTTCCTTCTGAAATTTGCAGAGCAGTGCATGGATCTTCCTGAAGGTTTTGAAGTCACCACAGACATTGAATCTTTGATGAGTGCCAATATTGGTAGTTCTCATGTTTTCGAGCGTGATTCACATCCTAGTCCTGGAAGAATTGTAGATAGACCAGGTGGGATGTCTCGGATGGATCGCCGTGGGGATGTGGTAATGGAGGATGACAGATGGAGTAGAGTTTCTGGTGCTTTTCGTTCTGGACGTGGTTTGGATGGCATTGGAGGTAATGTGGGATTCCGATCTGGCCAAGGAGGCAATTTTGGTGTCTTAAGGAACCCTCGTGCACAGACACCACCACAATATGTTGGAGGGATCCTTTCTGGGCCAATGCAATCAGTGGGAAATCATGGTGGAAGAAATAATCCTGATGGGGAGAGGTGGCAGCGTTCTGCTAGCTTCCAGCAGAGGGGTTTAATTCCTTCTCCTACCCAAACTCCTTTACAGATGATGCACAAAGCTGAGAATAAGTATGAGGTGGGTAAAGCAACAGATGTGGAAGAGGTAAAGCAGAGGCAGTTGAAGGCTATCTTGAACAAACTAACTCCGCAGAATTTTGATAGACTTTTTGAACAGGTGAAAGCAGTTAATATTGACAATGCAGTCACCCTCACTGGTGTCATCTCACAAATCTTTGAGAAGGCTCTGATGGAACCTACCTTTTGTGAAATGTATGCCAACTTTTGTTTTCATCTGGCTTCTGAGTTGCCTGATTTTAGTGAGGACAATGAAAAGATAACCTTTAAAAGGTTATTATTAAACAAGTGCCAGGAGGAATTTGAGAGGggtgaaagagaagaagaagaagcaaataaGGCTGATGAGGGTGAGGTTAAGCAGTCTGCTgaggaaagagaagaaagaagagttaAGGCTAGAAGACGCATGTTGGGAAACATCAGATTGATTGGAGAActatacaagaagaaaatgttGACAGAGAGAATAATGCATGAGTGTATCAAGAAGTTACTGGGTCAGTATCAGGATCCAGATGAAGAAGACATTGAAGCTTTGTGCAAGCTGATGAGTACTATTGGGGAGATGATTGACCATCCAAAAGCCAAGGTACATATGGATGCATATTTTGAAAGGATGAAATTATTGTCAAACAACATGAATTTATCTTCTAGGGTGAGGTTCATGTTGAAAGATTCCATTGATTTGAGAAAGAATAAATGGCAACAAAGGAGGAAAGTAGAAGGTCCAAAGAAGATTGAGGAGGTGCACAGGGATGCCGCTCAGGAGAGGCAGGCCCAAGCTGGTAGGCCAGGTCGCGGTCTTGGTAACAATCAATCAGCTAGACGGAATCCCATGGATTTTGGTCCAAGAGGATCTATGCTGTCTTCTCCCAATTCTCAAATGGGTGGATTGCGTGGTCTTCCTACTCAAGTTCGTGGGTATGGTGCTTCTCAGGATGCTCGATTTGAGGAACGACAATCTTATGAGGCTAGGACCTTGTCGGTTCCTTTGCCTCAAAGACCCTTAGGAGATGATTCTATAAACTTGGTACCCCAAGGTGGTCTCGGTAGGGGAATGTCTACGAGAGGATCAACAGCAATTTCCAATTTGCCAATATCTGATGTGCTTCCTGTCCATGGAAACTCTCATAGAATGAATATAGGTCTTAATGGTCACAGCAATTTATCGGAGTGCACACCATATAGCTCAAGGGAGGATCTTGTTTCAAGATATGGTAATGTTAGGTCTTCAGGGCCATCTGCTTATGATCAATCAAGTGCTCCAGAGCGTAATGTAAACCATGATAACAGAGACTGGAGGAGTGCAGATCGGAATCTTGAACCTCCTGCTCATTTGCAAGGGTCAATGGTCTCTCAGAATGCTTCTTCAGAGAAGATTTGGCCAGAAGAACGACTGAGGGACATGTCCTTGTCAGCAATAAGAGAATACTACAG TGCTAGAGATGAGAACGAACTTGCTTTATGTGTCAAAGATTTGAACTCTCCGAGCTTCCATCCTTCCTTGGTTTCTCTCTGGGTCACGGATTCATTTGAGAGAAAGGATGCGGAAAGAGATCTTTTGGCCAAACTACTTGTCAACCTTGTGAAATCTCAGCATGGAACCTTGAATCAAGTTCAGCTCATTAAAGG GTTTGAATCTGCTCTCAGTACATTGGAGGATGCTGTTAATGATGCTCCCAGAGCAGCAGAGTTTCTTGGCCGAATTTTTGCAAAAGCCATAACAGAGAATGTAGTTTCTTTGAAGGAGATTGGGCAGTTAATACATGATGGTGGAGAGGAGCCAGGTAGTCTCTTAGAAGTTGGACTTGCAGCTGATGTTCTTGGAAGCACTTTGGAGGTAATTCAAAGCGAGAAGGGGGACGCGGTTCTAAACGAGATGCGTTCAGACTCTAACTTGAGGTTGGAAACTTTCCGGCAACCTAATGCTAAAACATCAAGGAAGTtggaaaaatttatttag